The Natator depressus isolate rNatDep1 chromosome 23, rNatDep2.hap1, whole genome shotgun sequence sequence accggcagggctggggctgggggctgcggggcgggagtgaggggcaccggcagggctgggggcggggggctgcggggcgggagtgaggggcaccggcagggctgggggctacgGGGCGGgaggctgcggggcgggagtgaggggcaccggcagggcggggggcagcggggcgggagtgaggggcaccggcagggctgggggggcccggggctggttccggttctgacCCGTCTCTCTGTCAGGACGAAGCTGCTGACCGAGTGGGACACGGACATCACCCCGCTGGAGGGGCAGGTTCTCTACGTGGAGGTGCTGGACGAAGTGCCCCTCACCATGCACCACTTTGTGAGTCCcaggagaccctacaataataCACCGGCCCCCGAGAGACCCAACAACAACACACCGGCCCCCGAAAGACCCAACAACAACACACCGGCCCCCGAGagaccctacaacaacacaccggcCCCTGAGAGACCCAACAACAACACACCGGCCCCTGAGAGACCCAACAATAACACACCGGCCCCCGAGAGACCCAACAACAACACACCGGCCCCCAAGagaccctacaacaacacaccggcccccaagagaccctacaataacacaccgGCCCCTGAGAGACCCAACAATAACACACCGGCCCCCAAGAGACCCAACAACAACACACCGGCCCccaagagaccctacaataacacaccgGCCCCCGAGAGACCCAACAACAACACACCGGCCCCCGAGagaccctacaacaacacaccggcCCCTGAGAGACCCAACAATAACACACCGGCCCCCGAGagaccctacaacaacacaccggcCCCCGAGagaccctacaacaacacaccggcCCCTGAGAGACCCAACAATAACACACCGGCCCCCAAGAGACCCAACAACAACACACCGGCCCccaagagaccctacaataacacaccgGCCCCTGAGAGACCCAACAATAACACACCGGCCCCCAAGAGACCCAACAACAACACACCGGCCcccgagagaccctacaataacacaccgGCCCCTGAGAGACCCAACAATAACACACCGGCCCCCGAGAGACCCAACAACAACACACCGGCCCCTAAGAGACCCAACAATAACACACCGGCCCCCGAGagaccctacaacaacacaccggcccctgagagaccctacaataacacaccggccctgagagaccctacaataacacaccgGCCCCCGAGagaccctacaacaacacaccggcCCTGAGAGACCCAACAACAACACACCGGCCCTGAGagaccctacaacaacacaccggcCCCCGAGAGACCCAACAACAACACACCGGCCCCCGAGagaccctacaacaacacaccggcCCCTGAGAGACCCAACAATAACACACCGGCCCCCGAGagaccctacaacaacacaccggcCCCTGAGAGACCCAACAATAACTCTCCGGCCCCCGAGagaccctacaacaacacaccggcCCCTGAGAGACCCAACAATAACACACCGGCCCTGAGAGACCCAACAATAACACACCGGCCCCCGAGAGACCCAACAACAACACACCGGCCCCCGAGagaccctacaacaacacaccggcCCCTGAGAGACCCAACAACAACACACCGGCCCCTGAGAGACCCAACAATAACACACCGGCCCACGAGAGACCCAACAACAACACACCGGCCCCTGAGAGACCCAACAACAACACACCAGCCCCTGAGAGACCCAACAACAACACACCGGCCCCTGAGAGACCCAACAACAACACACCGGCCCCTAAGAGACCCAACAACAACACACCGGCCCTGAGAGACCCAACAACAACACACCGGCCCCTGAGAGACCCAACAATAACACACCGGCCCCTGAGAGACCCAACAACAACACACCGGCCCCTGAGAGACCCAACAACAACACACCGGCCCCCGAGAGACCCAACAACAACACACCGGCCCTGAGAGACCCAACAACAACACACCGGCCCCCGAGAGACCCAACAATAACACACCGGCCCCTGAGAGACCCAACAACAACACACCGGCCCTGAGagaccctacaacaacacaccggcCCCCGAGAGACCCAACAACAACACACCGGCCCCTGAGAGACCCAACAACAACACACCGGCCCTGAGAGACCCAACAATAACACACCGGCCCTGAGAGACCCAACAATAACACACCGGCCCCTGAGAGACCCAACAACAACACACCGGCCCTGAGAGACCCAACAATAACACACCGGCCCTGAGAGACCCAACAATAACACACCGGCCCCCGAGAGACCCAACAACAACACACCGGCCCCTGAGAGACCCAACAATAACACACCGGCCcctgagagaccctacaataacacactgGCCCTGAGAGACCCAACAATAACACACTGGCCcctgagagaccctacaataacacactgGCCCTGAGAGACCCAACAATAATACACTGGCCCCCGAGAGACCCAACAATAACACACCGGCCCTGAGagaccctacaacaacacaccggcCCTGAGAGACCCAACAATAATACACTGGCCCCCGAGAGACCCAACAACAACACACCAGCCCCCGAGAgaccctacaacaacaaaccGCACTCTGAGGGAGCCTACAACAGACTCGCCCCTGCCCAGGCCTGGCGCCCTGAGAGACCCAACAACAACACCCCAGGGTGGCTGTTTCTTGGGCGGTGTTTGTCTGTCCccgcctcacccccaccccatctgtcCCCCCAGGTCCGTAAGACGTTTTTCAGCCTGGCCTTCTGCGACTTCTGCCTCAAGTTCCTGTTCCACGGCTTCCGCTGCCAGACGTGCGGCTACAAATTCCACCAGCAGTGCAGCAGCCGCGTGCCCACCATCTGCGTGGACCTGGGCGTGGCCCACTGCCCGTGAGTgtcccccgcagcccccccagcccaaagGACTGGGGGACCCTCCCTGGCCTGCCATGGGACGCGGGGACGCAGGCATCCGGGGTGCCAGTGGGAAGGGGATGGTGGGAGACATCAGCACAGCTGGGTGTGAGATGGGGATGGCcagggtcgggagtgaggggcaccggcagggctgggggggagcccagggctgggtgaacagggggctgcaggttgggagtgTGGGGCATCCGCACCccacatgctctctctctctccccccaccgcagGATTTACAGTCATGGCCCGTACCCCGACGTGCCGGGGCAGGATTCcccctcggcccggcccggcctggccccCCTAACGCCGCAACCCACCAGGTACGGGAGCCCCCTAGTCCCACCCCACAGGGGGCGTGGGAGGAAATCACCCCCAGCAAGTTTCTGGAGGGGACAAAGATTGTGGGGGGAACAAAGACAGAGGCCGGGTCACCGATCCAGAGCGGCCGGGGGCTGGGCTGTGTAAACGGCGCCAGGAAGCAATCTGGTGTGATACGGTTCTGTGGAAACCTGGATGCCcgggagagaagggggggggcaTCCTGACAGGCTGGGGGGCAGCGACTCTCAAAGAGCTTTGGGGGGGCCTCTGCAAAGAGCTAACGGGATCCCAGGGtgtgtaaacaggggaatctggagTCGGAGCTCTGGGTTTGACCCCGGGGCGACCGCGGCCGGGACCCTGCGGCCCCCCCGGTTCAGGGAGGAGGAGATCAGTTGGGGAGGGGtcagaacccccccaccccaccccaaggaggaggaaggggctaGGAACCCCGTCCTGGAGCGAGGGACTCCAGGCGGTCGGTCCCGTTGGCGCCGAGAAGAAGGGAGGCGCTGACCCGGCTCTCATCCgcctttgcccccctccccccctgcccagctcccaccAGCAGTGTCTTGGCCCCGACACCTTCAGCTTCCCGGACCCCCCCGGCGGGGGGCAGCCCCTCCAGCGCCAccgctccacctccacccccaatgTGCACATGGTGAGCACGGCCGACCCCGGGGACGCTGCTGCCCAGCAGGTGAGAGCCCGGCAGGGCGGGGAACGGGCAGGGACCTGGCCCCTCTAGGAGGCGCCGGCTCCCCTCTGGCCCCacggcagggactggctggctccggggggcaggaaatggggcctggggcctgtcccctccaggGGCACCGGCTCCCCTCTGGCCCcatggcagggactggctggctccggggggcagggaacggggcaggggcctggcccctccagggggcaccagttcccctctggccccacaacagggactggctggctccgggGGGCAGGGAACGGGACAGGGGCCTGGCCCCTCCAGGGGGCTCCGGCTCCCATCTGACCCCAAggcagggagtggctggctcaggggggcggggaatggggcctgGGACCTGTCCCCTCTAGGAGTCATGTTAATTGCTGTTAACGAGCAGGGTTTCCCTGGGACCAGTGGGGGGGAGCCTGTCCAACCCACGTCCGGCCTGGGGGGCCTGGACGAGGGGGGCCAGCGAGTGTGGGCACCgggggggacaggggaaggggcCAGGAATCATGGGTCGAGCGCAGGGCTCGGCCccaccagcagggggcgcagAGACGGGGCCCCGCGGGTTCGTTTCCTCTCGGGGTCTCTGAGCTCTTCCCCCCTTTTTCAGATCGCAGCCATGAGCTTCATCACAGACGGTGAGAAGCCCAGACGTTTGGGGTCGCTGGGCTGTGGGAGGCTTGGGGGGGGCTCAGCGGGGAAGctgggctgtgggtcgggggttctggggggcaccAGGCAGTGGGGGGTTTGGAGGGGGGCATTGTGCtgcggggggtgggcaggggattCGGGGGAGGGCCATGCTGCGGGGGGCAGGCGGGAGGGTTGGTGGGGGGGTGTAGTGCTGCACGGGGTAAGCGGGGGGCTCAGTGGAGGCCATGGGTCAGGGGGCTGCTCTGGGGTCCCCGGCTCACTCCACTCTCTCTGCCCACCTCCAGATGGGGGAGAAGTGTCtcccccaggtcccagccccGCCCAGGACCCCCCCGGGCGCCGCGGGGCCCCTTCCAAGTCGCCCCCGCAGCCCCCCAAGGAGCGGAAGGGGTCGGCATCGTCGGCCGAGGACAAGAAGAAGGTGGTGAGTtggggggggtggctggggaggaTGTCTGCCCCCCCACAGTGTGTCtgccccccacaatgccctgcaccccctcctcctcATGCCCTGCCCACCAACCCCCCAATCCTGCCCTACTCGCCCAACCTTGTACACCCCCCATGCCCTCTCCTACATCGGGCCCtcggctcctgccccccacccaatcCCGGCCTGCTACCTCTGACCCCCATCCTCAGGGCTCCTGACCCTGActccccccaactccatccccccatcccctgccccctgactcctCCACAACGCCGATGGGGGGGGCCGGCGAGAAAGGCCGATcgtgccgggggtggggcggagtACGCGGCCGCAAGCCACGGACAGTACCCGGGGCACCCCACGGACGGGGCCGCAGCAGGGGGTGCGCGATTTAGGAAACCGTCccactggggagggggtgagaccGCGGGGCCGGTGGGAGAAGTGACAGCTGAGCGAGGGGGGGGGCACCCCAGGGGCCTTCCCATGAAGGGGGGCTCCGAAGAAGCCGGGGATCGGTCGTTCTCCCGGGATCTGCACCTGGGGAAAGTGAGGCCGGGTCCGAGGCTGGTGGCGGCATTCGGCTGGGGCAGGTTGGGGGAGGGAACAAGATGagccccccactgccctctccccccccccgcccattgcAGAAGGCCCTGGGCTACCGGGACTCGGGCTACCAGTGGGAGGTGCCCCCGCACGAGGTGATCCTACTGCGCCGGGTGGGAGCCGGGTCCTTCGGCACCGTCTACCAGGGCCGCTGGCACGGCCACGTCGCCGTCAAAATCCTCAAGGTGACGCAGCCCACGGCCCAGCAGGTGCAGGCCTTCAAGAACGAGATGCAGGTACTCAGGTAGGAACCCCGGCGTCCGGGAGGGACGCTGGCCTCtcgggggagcaggagggaccCCGGTATCCAGGGAGAACCCCGGTGTCCAGGTGGGGCTGGAAGGACCCTGGCATCCGGGGTGGGCAGGAGGGACCCCAGTGTGCAAAGGCACGGTGTTGGGGgagggacccaggcatccgggggTGGCGGGAGGGAACCAGGCGTCTGGGGGCTACCAGTCTGGGGGGAACCAGACTGTGGAGGTGGCCCCGGTGTCAGGGTTGGCAGGCCAGAAGGAGGGACCCAGGCATCCAGGGGTTCATGGAGCAAGAGGAGGGACCCCAGCTTCCAGTGATTTAGCAGTTTGCgggggacccaggcatccggcGGTGGCAGTCGGGGGGCACCCAGGTGTCCGGGCTTGGCGGTTTGCAGCGGGAGGGACCCAGGCATCCagaggtggtggtcagggggaaTCCAGGCATCTGAGGGTGGCGGTTTGGGGTGGGAGAGACTCAGGCGTCCAGGGTACCAGTCTGGGGGGAACCAGGCGTCCAGAGACGGTGTCAGGGGAGGGACCGAGGTGTCCGGGGGTGGCAGGAGGGACCCTGGCGTCCGGGGATACCAGTCTGCGGGGAAGCAGGCGTCCGGGGACGGTGGCGTCCGGGGGTGGCGGGAGGGACCCTGGAGTCTGGGGATACCAGTCTGGGGGGAAGCAGGCGTCCAGGGACGGTGTCGGGGGAGGGACCGAGGCAtccgggggtggagggagggaccCTGGCATCCGGGGATACCAGTCTGCAGGGAAGCGGGCGTCCGGGGATGGTGGCGGGGGAGGGTACCAGGCGTCCGGGGGTACCAGTCTGCGGGGAAGCAGGCGTCCGGGGGCGGCgggagggacccaggcgtccgggggtACCAGTCTGCGGGGAAGCAGGCATCCGGGGatggtggcgggggagggacccaggccgCCCGGGGGTACCCGTCTGCGGGGAAGCCAGGCATCCGGGCCGatggtggcgggggagggacccaggcgtccgggggtACCAGTCTGCGGGGAAGCAGGCGTCCGGGGATGGTGGCgggagggacccaggcgtccgggggtACCCGTCTGCGGGGAAGCAGGCGTCCAGTGGCCGGGGAGGACAggcccctgcgcctgccccccagtgaccccccccggccccgcaggCGGACGCGTCACGTCAACGTGCTCCTGTTCATGGGCTTCATGACAAGGCCGAGTTTCGCCATCATCACCCAGTGGTGCGAGGGCAGCAGCCTCTACCGGCACCTGCACGTGTGCGAGACCCGGCTCGACGCCCCCCCGCACCGAGGTGGCGCGCCAGACGGCCCAGGGCATGGAGTGAGTCCGGGGGccggggctggccggggggcgctgtgcaggagtggggggggctggCGTTATGGGAATATGGGGGGCTGGCACATGGGGGGTTGccaatgggggaggggtggggggcggggggctggcgtTATGGGAATATGGGGGGCTGCCACGGTGGGGGGTTGCCAatgggagaggggttgggggctggCGTTATGGGAATATGGGGGGGCTGGCACGGTGGGGGGTTGCcaatggggaaggggtgggggggcgggggctggcatTATGGGAATATGGGGGGGGCTGGCGCAGTGGGGGTTGCCaatggggagggatgaggggtgggggggctggcctTATGGGAATATGGGGGGGCTGGCTTGGTGGGGGGTTACCAGTGGGGGGCTGGCACGGTGGGGGTTGCCaatgggagaggggcagggggctggcgtTATGGGAATATGGGGGGGCTGGCGCAGTGGGGGGTTGCCAatgggagaggggcggggggctggcctTATGGGAATATGGGGGGGGCTGGCACAGTGGCGGGTTGCCGGTGGGGGGCCGGGGGACTGGCGTTATGGGAATATGGGGGGGCTGGCACGGTGGGGGTTTCCaatgagggaggggtgggggggcggggggctggcatTATGGGAATATGGGGGGGCTGGCGTGGTGGGGGGTTGCCAATGGGGGAGCTGGCACGGTGGGGGGTTGCcaatgggggaggggcggggggctggcaTTATGGGAATACAGGGGGCTGGCACAGTGGGGGTGCTGCTCATGGGGGCTCCCCCcggtttctctcccctcccccagttatcTTCATGCCAAGAACATCATCCACCGGGACCTGAAATCCAACAGTATCCTACCGGCCCCCCATGCCGGGCTCCAATGGTGGCAGGgccaggggaatggggggggcggggggcgtatCCAAGATGGCAGCAGGGCCGGGATAATGGGGGGCCGTATCCAAGATGGCGGCAGGGCCGGAGGAACGGGGGGGATGTATCCAAGACGgtggcggcggggggggttcTGTGCTGTGgggcgcggtggggggggggacttgcGGGGTTGTCCCTGAGGTGGGGGCGTCGTGGGGGGGCTCGTCGGTGCCGGTCACcccctaaccccccaccccagacatctTCCTGCACGAGGGGCTGACGGTGAAAATCGGCGACTTCGGCCTGGCCACGGTGAAGACGCACTGGAGTGGGGCCCGCCGGGTCGAGCAGCCCCGGGGCTCCGTGCTCTGGATGGTGAGACCCCCACGGTGCCCCATAGCGCCCTGCTGACCCCCACGGCGCCCTGCTGAGCCCCACGGTGCCCCATAGCGCCCTGCTGACCCCCACGGCGCCCTGCTGAGCCCCACGGCGCCCCATAGCGCCCTGCTGACCCCCACGGCGCCCTGCTGAGCCCCACGGCGCCCCATAGCGCCCTGCTGACCCCCACAGCGCCCTGCTGAGCCCCACGgcgccccacagcgccctgctGAGCCCCATGGCGCCCTGCTGAGCCCCACGGTGCCCCATAGCGCCCTGCTGACCCCCACAgcaccctgctgagccccacggcgccccacagcgccctgctGACCCCCACAGTGCCTTGCTGAGCCCACAGCGCCCTGCTGACCCCCATGGCACCCTGCTGAGCCCCATGGTGCCCCACGGTGCCCTGCTGACCCCATAGAGTCCCGCTGTCAtctcacccctccctgcccagtccccccccacctcgccccctgcaggccccccaccccacagccccctaaCGGTGTCTCCCCGCAGGCCCCCGAGGTGATCCGCATGCAGGACAGCCGCCCCTACAGCTTCCAGTCCGACGTCTATGCCTACGGGGTGGTTCTGTACGAGCTGAGCACGGGGAGCCTCCCCTACGGGCACGTCCGCAGCCGCGACCAGGTACCGCCCgggcccccccacagcccccctgggcCCCCCAGTACCACCcggccccccccgcagccccccagccccaccctgcacccgCAGCCTCCCTACGGGCACATCCGCAGCCATGACCAGGTACCGCCCGGGCCCTCCCACAGaccccctgggcccccccagtGCCACCCGGCCCCCcgcagtccccagcccctccctacaCCAGCCTCCCTACAGGCACATCCGTAGCGACAACCAGGTAccgcccagcgcccccccccgtgCTCCCCGGCACCGCTcattcctgacctgcagccccctggcacCCCTCCCTGCCGACCCGCAcctcccagtgccccccactgCCGACTGCAGCCCCCTGGCACCCGTCACTCCTGACCCCCACCTCCCGGCGCTCCTTGCTGCCACCTGCACCCCCCGGCACTCTcgctgccgacccgcagcccctcggCACCCCTCATTgacgacccgcagccccccggcaCTCCTcgctgccgacccgcagccccccggcaCTCCTcgctgccgacccgcagcccctcggCACCCCTCATTgacgacccgcagccccccggcaCTCCTcgctgccgacccgcagcccctgccagcctaGTCCTGGGCTCTccgcagctctgctggtgcccctcactcccgacccgcagctccTGGGGTTCTAAATGGGGGTTTCGGGGTGTCCTGGCTCTGACCCAATCCCTCACCCGCCAGATCCTGTACATGGTGGGCCGGGGGTACCTGTCCCCTGACATGAGCCGGGTGCCGAGCACCTGCCCCAAGGCCCTGAAGAGACTCATGACGAACTGCCTGAAATTCAACCGAGATGAGAGACCTCTCTTCCCCCAGgtgagcggggggcggggcccggacgcctgggttctctctccggccctggcagaggagtgggggctagtggttagagtggagaagggggcagggagccgggac is a genomic window containing:
- the ARAF gene encoding LOW QUALITY PROTEIN: serine/threonine-protein kinase A-Raf (The sequence of the model RefSeq protein was modified relative to this genomic sequence to represent the inferred CDS: inserted 2 bases in 1 codon), with the protein product MRRCSDSACPVSNGLHMGGPVPVEPPRGPAPDESPAAEPGPAAGTGTVKVYLPNQQRTVVNVRPGATVYDALDKALKVRGLNQDCCAVYRCPGGTKLLTEWDTDITPLEGQVLYVEVLDEVPLTMHHFVRKTFFSLAFCDFCLKFLFHGFRCQTCGYKFHQQCSSRVPTICVDLGVAHCPIYSHGPYPDVPGQDSPSARPGLAPLTPQPTSSHQQCLGPDTFSFPDPPGGGQPLQRHRSTSTPNVHMVSTADPGDAAAQQIAAMSFITDDGGEVSPPGPSPAQDPPGRRGAPSKSPPQPPKERKGSASSAEDKKKVKALGYRDSGYQWEVPPHEVILLRRVGAGSFGTVYQGRWHGHVAVKILKVTQPTAQQVQAFKNEMQVLRRTRHVNVLLFMGFMTRPSFAIITQWCEGSSLYRHLHVCETRLDAXPRTEVARQTAQGMDYLHAKNIIHRDLKSNNIFLHEGLTVKIGDFGLATVKTHWSGARRVEQPRGSVLWMAPEVIRMQDSRPYSFQSDVYAYGVVLYELSTGSLPYGHVRSRDQILYMVGRGYLSPDMSRVPSTCPKALKRLMTNCLKFNRDERPLFPQILATVEQLQRLLPKLERSMSEPSLHRASHPDPGGSSPPSPLPPSPSPDRRTAPRQVGGQPPTPGARSCPLL